DNA from Luteolibacter yonseiensis:
ATTTGTCCCTGCTGCCCACAAGCAGCCCGAGGCGCAGGAGTTGTCTTCCGAGATCCACCCAATGATCGCGCGGCTGGTCCTTGCCGATGCCGTGGGTGGTGAGCAGGTGATGTTTCCAGCCCACGATCTTCTCCGACATGCCGCCGGTCAGGACTTCGGACAGATGGTTCATCCCGACGCTGAACCCTCCGGCCTGGCGGATGCGGAGCACACAGCTGAGAAGTTTCTGGACGTCGGTGGTGGCGTCCCATTTTTCGCGCGGACTGAGGCAGTGGTCGCAGCCGCCGCAATTTTCCAGCGGCCAGCTTTCACCGAAATAGCCCATCAGGGTCACGCGTCGGCAGGTGTCGCTCTCGGCAAAGTGGGCCATCTGGTCGAGCTGCTCATGGGCCACGGCGCGGGCGTGTTCGTCGGGGATGGCATCGATGAAGCCGAGGTATTTCGTGACGTCGCCACGGGAGAACAGCAGGAGGCAGTCGGATGGCAGGCCGTCGCGCCCCGCGCGGCCGGTCTCCTGATAGTAGCCCTCGATGTTCTTCGGCATGTCCGCGTGGATGACGTAGCGGACGTTCGGCTTGTTGATGCCCATGCCGAATGCGACGGTGGCGCAGACGATCTTCGCCTCGTCGCGGAGGAATGCCTCCTGGTTGTTCGCGCGCTCCTCCGCATCCAGCCCGGCATGGTAGGCGACGGCCGAGAATCCTTGCGCCCGCAGCGTCGCCGCCATCGATTCCGTGTTCTTGCGGGATTGGCAATAAACGATGCCGGACTCGTCGGGCCGGGCGTTCACGAAATTACAGACCTGCGCCGCTGCTCCGGATTTTCCGACGACCTGGTATTTCAGGTTGGGCCGGTTGAAACTGGCGAGAAAGACCGCGGGATCGCGGAGTTCGAGCTGGCGGATGATGTCCTCCCTCACGCGTCCGGTGGCGGTCGCGGTGAGTGCGAGCACGGGGATTTCCGGAAGGACTCCGCGTACCTCCCTCAGCCTTCGGTATTCCGGACGGAAGTCGTGGCCCCATTCGCTGATGCAGTGCGCCTCGTCCACCGCCAGTGCCGCGATTTTCCAATTCCTGAGCCGCATGAGGAAATCC
Protein-coding regions in this window:
- the recQ gene encoding DNA helicase RecQ, whose amino-acid sequence is MSLQLLSSRLKQTFGYNEFRPLQREIMEASLGGRDTVAILPTGAGKSLCYQLPALVREGLTVVVSPLIALMKDQVDQLEASGVAATFLNSTLDSNEARRRTDGLAAGEYQLLYVAPERLMLPDFLMRLRNWKIAALAVDEAHCISEWGHDFRPEYRRLREVRGVLPEIPVLALTATATGRVREDIIRQLELRDPAVFLASFNRPNLKYQVVGKSGAAAQVCNFVNARPDESGIVYCQSRKNTESMAATLRAQGFSAVAYHAGLDAEERANNQEAFLRDEAKIVCATVAFGMGINKPNVRYVIHADMPKNIEGYYQETGRAGRDGLPSDCLLLFSRGDVTKYLGFIDAIPDEHARAVAHEQLDQMAHFAESDTCRRVTLMGYFGESWPLENCGGCDHCLSPREKWDATTDVQKLLSCVLRIRQAGGFSVGMNHLSEVLTGGMSEKIVGWKHHLLTTHGIGKDQPRDHWVDLGRQLLRLGLLVGSRDKFSTISVTQQGIDTLKRRDTVMLTRSLNVAKSKAARTGDIPCDTGLFERLRSLRKELADARNIPPYVVFSDVTLRHCSRDYPQNDAALLRVPGVGEKKLDDFGRAFIDVIRDWLSENERLEFAPLEIAASAPPVSTGKGILSGTAAQTFDLFSSGRSIEEIAAMRDLAVSTVEGHLGQAVESGKNIDPHRLYTVGEEEEMRAAFEGYDEPTLKPVFEQLEGRISYGKLRFYRAANPPAAVMG